One Halioglobus japonicus DNA segment encodes these proteins:
- a CDS encoding Yip1 family protein, with protein MDFDTNKIIDLTRHGLANPIVGWHKYFKGGSSWLVTAQEFTAPVIIVYALLSTVFGSLSGAYSGFFSTLMMSLCGTAISLVVAAFLFSAIGGVMGGNSNFSNSFAAFSLAMIPAYLGSLLSLIVPLIGLLIALAAALVTLVYLYRLMPLALGVPDRKRAAHFAVSLVTVVVLHALVGGILGTSAHDTHLAGGAEVRGTGGNGGYHGGAMGQIQHQATIIEKAEQSTFDPPANGRVTREQLEYQLEVQRKAEKVRKRLEESVVQAEEKLGAEPQSTSSAFSAISSGFSSVLEAANAEMNIVVTGEVTGLNTVG; from the coding sequence ATGGACTTTGATACAAATAAAATTATCGATCTGACAAGACATGGTCTAGCCAATCCGATTGTCGGTTGGCACAAATATTTTAAGGGAGGCTCTAGCTGGCTTGTCACTGCCCAGGAATTCACTGCCCCTGTAATCATCGTTTACGCATTGTTGTCGACGGTATTTGGCAGCCTGTCCGGCGCCTATTCGGGTTTTTTCAGCACGCTGATGATGTCCCTGTGTGGCACTGCCATCAGTTTGGTGGTGGCCGCTTTCCTGTTCTCTGCCATCGGTGGTGTAATGGGTGGCAACTCCAACTTCAGCAATAGCTTCGCCGCTTTCTCCCTTGCCATGATACCGGCTTACTTGGGAAGTCTGCTCAGCCTTATTGTGCCTTTAATCGGCCTCCTGATCGCGCTAGCCGCTGCCTTAGTCACGTTGGTCTATCTCTACCGGCTTATGCCCTTGGCGCTCGGGGTACCCGACCGCAAACGCGCTGCACACTTTGCTGTTTCACTGGTCACGGTAGTGGTGTTACACGCCTTAGTTGGCGGCATTTTGGGTACATCTGCTCACGATACACATCTCGCTGGCGGGGCCGAGGTCAGAGGCACAGGCGGTAATGGTGGCTATCACGGTGGTGCCATGGGACAAATACAGCACCAGGCGACAATTATAGAAAAGGCAGAACAGTCCACTTTCGATCCGCCTGCCAATGGCAGGGTCACTAGGGAGCAGCTTGAATACCAGTTGGAGGTTCAGCGAAAGGCTGAGAAAGTTCGCAAACGCCTTGAAGAATCTGTGGTGCAGGCGGAAGAAAAGCTAGGGGCAGAACCGCAATCGACTTCCTCGGCTTTTTCCGCCATAAGCTCCGGTTTTTCCAGTGTTTTGGAAGCCGCTAATGCTGAGATGAACATCGTCGTTACCGGGGAGGTAACTGGGCTGAATACAGTTGGGTGA
- a CDS encoding sulfite oxidase heme-binding subunit YedZ produces the protein MIALAEFPAWLSMAVHCRAIALLNAKMCLTLMVDFVVYWLFLTRHSAPNGVDWPVGEPIAGPVFLQLWQLYLMELAVGANRLPLWVKPMVFVVCLAPFAWLAYQAFAGGLGPDPAEAILASTGVWALRLLALTLFVTVLRQWLGKPWPIRLRRMLGLYTFFYASLHFLTFANFYLGWTPAILAEELLERPYITVGFLAWLLMLPLAVTSTQGWQRRLGRSWRKLHKLVYPAAVLGCIHLFWQVRSDVTEALVYCLVFALLLGWRARVWLPAKKV, from the coding sequence ATGATAGCGTTGGCGGAATTTCCTGCGTGGCTGAGCATGGCGGTGCATTGCAGAGCGATAGCGTTGCTCAACGCTAAGATGTGCTTGACACTCATGGTGGACTTCGTTGTTTATTGGTTATTTCTTACGCGCCATAGCGCACCAAACGGCGTGGATTGGCCAGTGGGGGAACCTATAGCGGGGCCCGTGTTCTTACAGTTATGGCAACTTTATTTGATGGAGCTGGCGGTGGGCGCTAATAGACTGCCCTTGTGGGTCAAACCAATGGTGTTTGTTGTGTGTTTGGCGCCCTTCGCATGGCTGGCATATCAAGCCTTCGCCGGCGGGTTGGGGCCTGACCCTGCTGAGGCCATTCTTGCCTCCACGGGCGTGTGGGCTTTGCGCCTATTGGCACTGACGCTATTCGTGACGGTGCTGCGGCAATGGTTGGGTAAACCCTGGCCGATCCGGTTGCGCAGGATGTTGGGGTTGTACACATTTTTTTATGCCTCTCTCCACTTCCTGACCTTCGCCAACTTTTACCTGGGGTGGACGCCAGCCATTCTTGCAGAGGAGCTGCTGGAGCGACCGTATATTACGGTTGGGTTTCTTGCCTGGCTGTTGATGCTGCCGCTTGCGGTGACGTCTACCCAGGGGTGGCAGCGGCGTCTGGGGCGCTCCTGGCGCAAGTTGCATAAGTTGGTATACCCGGCGGCGGTGCTCGGATGTATTCATCTGTTCTGGCAGGTCCGTTCTGATGTCACCGAGGCATTGGTTTACTGCCTGGTTTTTGCCCTGTTATTGGGTTGGCGGGCGCGAGTTTGGCTGCCTGCTAAAAAAGTTTGA
- a CDS encoding oxidoreductase, molybdopterin binding protein, whose translation MVRIHLTDKQPATSWQDQNAREYGFYSNVNPEVDHPRWSQKYERRLPSSLFSPNRIPTTMFNGYGEQVAHLYTGMDLKKYY comes from the coding sequence GTGGTGCGGATTCATCTGACAGACAAGCAGCCCGCGACGTCCTGGCAGGACCAGAATGCGCGTGAGTACGGTTTCTATTCGAACGTAAACCCGGAAGTAGATCACCCCAGGTGGAGTCAGAAGTACGAGCGGAGGCTGCCCTCGAGCTTATTTAGCCCCAACCGCATCCCCACAACCATGTTTAACGGTTATGGGGAGCAGGTGGCCCATCTCTATACAGGGATGGATCTCAAGAAATACTACTAA
- the pssA gene encoding CDP-diacylglycerol--serine O-phosphatidyltransferase has product MSDNPDQPEVPQAQDSPSSVSAALDILIDEHEEEVSENGQAVRRQGIYLLPNLFTTGALFAGFYAVIAAMRGDFESAPIAILAALVLDGLDGRIARLTNTQSKFGAEYDSLADMVSFGVAPALVMFSFALGDLGKFGWSAAFIYVACAALRLARFNTQVDTADKNFFTGLASPSAACIVVSAVWVCNDLGLTGMALSLELKVVLAVLTAVIGLLMMANFPYYSFKDIDLHGRVPFVVMIAVVLVFGLVTLDPPLILLLGFLGYALSGPVMLLLKKK; this is encoded by the coding sequence ATGAGCGATAATCCAGATCAGCCAGAAGTTCCTCAGGCGCAGGACAGCCCCTCATCTGTGAGCGCGGCCCTCGACATTCTGATCGATGAACACGAAGAAGAAGTGTCAGAAAACGGTCAGGCCGTGCGTCGCCAGGGGATCTACCTGCTGCCCAACCTGTTTACCACCGGGGCTCTCTTTGCGGGTTTCTATGCCGTGATCGCCGCTATGCGCGGCGATTTCGAGAGTGCGCCCATTGCCATCCTCGCGGCACTGGTACTCGATGGCCTGGACGGCCGGATTGCGCGTTTGACCAATACCCAGAGCAAGTTTGGTGCCGAGTATGACAGCCTCGCGGACATGGTGTCCTTTGGTGTGGCGCCGGCACTGGTGATGTTCAGTTTTGCGCTTGGTGACTTGGGCAAATTTGGCTGGAGTGCCGCGTTTATATACGTTGCCTGCGCGGCATTGCGCCTCGCGCGGTTCAATACCCAGGTAGACACTGCAGACAAGAATTTCTTCACTGGCCTGGCCAGTCCCTCCGCGGCGTGCATCGTTGTCAGTGCCGTCTGGGTGTGCAATGACCTGGGGCTGACCGGAATGGCGCTCTCGCTGGAACTCAAAGTCGTACTGGCGGTACTCACCGCCGTCATCGGGTTACTGATGATGGCCAACTTCCCTTACTACAGCTTCAAAGACATTGATCTGCACGGTCGGGTGCCCTTTGTAGTGATGATCGCTGTGGTGTTGGTGTTCGGTCTGGTCACGCTGGACCCGCCGCTGATTTTGCTGCTGGGCTTCCTGGGTTATGCCCTGTCAGGTCCGGTCATGTTGTTGCTCAAGAAAAAATGA
- the ilvY gene encoding HTH-type transcriptional activator IlvY — protein sequence MDTRALTVFLSVAETLNFSRSAEKLHMSVSAVSRAIARLEEEVGQPLLERDRRSVRLSPAGREFHDFARRSLAQWQALQRKLGSEGELAGEVSLYCSVTASHTLLAPILAAFRHEYAAVDIMMHTGDQADGVNRVLSGQDDVAVTIKPLHSPSRLEFLPLVESPLQFFMPAANCQVRDRVLEARDGPLDWGVLPLIVPERGTTKELFDDWIRDQRIRPRIYAQVAGHEAIVAMVSLGLGVGIAPQLVIESSGLRDQVEVFEVDAALPSLSIGLASLRQRLASPLLGALWRVAGQTYPGSNDTIAALTQGYDQ from the coding sequence GTGGATACGAGAGCCCTGACGGTCTTTCTCTCAGTAGCGGAGACCCTCAATTTTAGTCGCAGTGCAGAAAAGCTCCACATGAGCGTATCGGCCGTGAGCCGCGCGATTGCCCGCCTCGAAGAAGAGGTGGGCCAGCCGCTGTTGGAGCGCGATCGGCGCAGCGTGCGGTTGTCTCCTGCGGGCCGCGAGTTTCACGATTTTGCCCGCCGTTCGTTGGCGCAGTGGCAGGCGCTGCAGCGCAAGCTGGGGAGTGAGGGCGAACTCGCCGGTGAGGTGAGCTTGTACTGTTCGGTCACTGCCTCACACACCTTGCTGGCGCCCATTCTTGCAGCGTTTCGTCACGAGTATGCAGCGGTTGATATTATGATGCATACCGGTGACCAGGCCGATGGTGTTAACCGGGTTCTGTCCGGGCAGGACGATGTGGCGGTAACCATCAAGCCGTTACACTCGCCATCTCGATTGGAATTCCTGCCGTTGGTGGAGTCGCCGCTGCAATTCTTTATGCCGGCGGCCAATTGCCAGGTGCGTGACCGCGTGCTGGAAGCCCGCGACGGTCCCCTGGATTGGGGGGTGCTACCTCTTATTGTCCCCGAACGTGGAACCACCAAGGAATTGTTTGACGACTGGATTCGCGACCAGCGCATCAGGCCTCGAATTTACGCCCAGGTCGCGGGGCACGAGGCGATTGTAGCCATGGTGAGCCTGGGTCTGGGGGTGGGCATCGCCCCGCAGCTGGTGATCGAATCCAGTGGATTGCGTGACCAGGTGGAGGTTTTCGAGGTGGACGCTGCCTTGCCATCGCTGTCGATTGGTCTGGCGAGCCTGCGCCAGCGGCTGGCCAGCCCATTGCTGGGAGCCCTGTGGCGAGTGGCCGGGCAGACCTATCCGGGTTCGAATGATACAATCGCCGCGCTTACGCAGGGATATGACCAATGA
- the ilvC gene encoding ketol-acid reductoisomerase has translation MGQNYFNTLPLRLQLEELGKCRFMDRSEFANGCDYLKGKKIVIVGCGAQGLNQGLNLRDSGLDVSYALRESAISEQRQSWKNASENGFTVGTYEELIPTADVVMNLTPDKQHTAVVTAVMPLMKEGACLDYAHGFNLVEEGMQIRKDLTVVMMCPKCPGTEVREEYKRGFGVPTLIAVHRENDPKGEGMDIAKALASGTGGDRAGVLESSPIAEVKSDLMGEQTILCGMLQTGAILSFDKMVEKGIDPGYASKLIQYGWETVTEGLKHGGITNMMDRLSNPAKIRCFHLAEELKDIMRPLYEKHQDDIMSGEFSSTMMADWANDDANLLGWRAATQDTAFEKQENTDQDIPEQEYYDHGILLVAMCKAGVELAFEVMVQAGIKEESAYYESLHETPLIANTIARKKLYEMNVVISDTAEYGCYLFDHACRPLLADFMTKIDTDVIGKGIAGETGVDNQELIAVNKAIRTHPVEVIGEELRGYMTAMKRIV, from the coding sequence ATGGGACAGAACTACTTCAACACCCTTCCACTGCGCCTGCAGCTGGAAGAACTGGGCAAGTGCCGCTTTATGGACCGCAGCGAATTCGCCAACGGCTGCGACTATCTCAAGGGCAAGAAAATCGTCATCGTCGGCTGTGGTGCACAGGGCCTCAACCAGGGCCTGAACCTGCGCGACTCCGGCCTGGATGTCTCCTATGCCCTGCGTGAAAGCGCCATCAGCGAGCAGCGCCAGTCCTGGAAAAATGCCTCCGAGAATGGCTTTACCGTGGGCACCTACGAAGAACTCATTCCCACGGCAGACGTGGTGATGAACCTCACCCCGGACAAGCAACACACCGCCGTTGTCACCGCCGTCATGCCGCTGATGAAAGAAGGCGCGTGCCTGGACTACGCCCACGGCTTTAATCTGGTTGAAGAAGGCATGCAGATCCGCAAGGACCTGACCGTTGTCATGATGTGCCCCAAATGCCCCGGCACTGAGGTCCGCGAAGAATACAAGCGCGGCTTTGGCGTTCCCACCCTGATTGCGGTTCACCGCGAGAACGACCCCAAGGGCGAAGGCATGGACATCGCCAAGGCACTGGCCTCAGGCACCGGCGGCGACCGCGCAGGTGTTCTCGAATCTTCACCGATTGCGGAAGTGAAGTCCGACCTGATGGGCGAGCAGACCATTCTTTGCGGCATGCTGCAGACAGGCGCCATTCTGTCTTTCGACAAGATGGTAGAAAAAGGTATCGACCCCGGCTACGCCTCCAAACTGATCCAGTATGGCTGGGAAACTGTCACCGAAGGCCTCAAGCACGGCGGCATTACCAACATGATGGATCGCCTGAGCAACCCCGCCAAGATTCGCTGTTTCCACCTGGCGGAAGAACTCAAGGACATCATGCGTCCGCTGTACGAGAAGCATCAGGATGACATTATGTCCGGTGAATTCTCCAGCACCATGATGGCCGACTGGGCCAACGACGACGCCAACCTGCTGGGCTGGCGCGCCGCCACCCAGGACACCGCGTTCGAGAAGCAGGAGAACACGGACCAGGACATTCCCGAGCAGGAGTACTACGACCACGGCATTCTGCTGGTCGCCATGTGCAAAGCCGGGGTAGAGCTGGCCTTTGAAGTCATGGTTCAGGCAGGCATTAAGGAAGAATCTGCATACTATGAGTCACTGCATGAAACGCCGCTGATCGCCAACACCATTGCCCGCAAGAAGCTCTATGAGATGAACGTGGTGATCTCCGACACCGCCGAATACGGTTGCTACCTCTTCGACCACGCCTGTCGTCCGCTGCTGGCAGACTTTATGACCAAGATCGATACCGATGTTATCGGCAAGGGCATTGCCGGTGAAACCGGCGTCGACAACCAGGAGTTGATCGCCGTCAACAAAGCCATCCGCACCCACCCGGTTGAAGTCATCGGCGAAGAACTGCGTGGCTACATGACCGCCATGAAACGAATCGTGTAA
- a CDS encoding sterol desaturase family protein, whose protein sequence is MIPTDSYSQLAYIATALIFALCIAAETFAPRREPGPHTAWRWLNNLGLSGLTWYLNLLLGTLFITWLAGWSHLNEFGLLARLGSGPALSGLLLLLVIEFINYWVHYTFHRFPLLWRLHAVHHTDTDIDVTTSFRHHPVEALATLPIFAP, encoded by the coding sequence ATGATACCCACAGACAGCTACAGCCAACTGGCTTACATTGCCACCGCCTTGATCTTCGCCCTGTGTATTGCCGCCGAGACGTTCGCGCCGCGACGCGAACCTGGCCCACACACCGCCTGGCGCTGGCTGAACAACCTCGGTCTCAGCGGCCTGACCTGGTATCTCAATCTCTTGCTGGGCACGTTGTTCATCACCTGGCTGGCGGGCTGGAGTCATCTCAATGAATTCGGGCTGCTGGCACGGCTGGGCTCTGGTCCGGCGTTGAGCGGCCTACTCTTGCTGCTGGTGATTGAGTTCATCAACTACTGGGTGCATTACACCTTTCATCGCTTCCCCCTGCTGTGGCGTCTGCATGCGGTGCATCACACTGATACCGATATCGATGTCACCACCAGTTTCCGTCACCATCCGGTCGAAGCACTGGCCACATTACCCATCTTCGCCCCGTAG
- a CDS encoding sterol desaturase family protein: MAVHLFSISATVFSHSNVEIPATAQKILRRIILTPDFHRVHHCSEQSFTNSNYGSVVPWFDYLFGTARTRPVNEQQDMELVLEYMRQTRDSRLDQMIVAPLRTPEV; encoded by the coding sequence ATGGCTGTGCACCTGTTCAGCATATCTGCAACCGTCTTCAGCCACAGCAACGTGGAAATACCGGCCACTGCGCAGAAGATATTGCGCCGTATTATTCTCACGCCAGATTTTCACCGTGTGCACCACTGTTCAGAACAATCGTTCACCAACAGCAACTACGGCAGTGTGGTGCCCTGGTTCGACTACCTGTTCGGCACCGCCAGAACGCGGCCGGTGAACGAGCAGCAGGACATGGAGTTGGTACTGGAGTATATGCGCCAGACCAGGGACAGCCGGCTCGATCAGATGATTGTGGCGCCCTTGCGGACGCCGGAAGTCTGA
- the ilvN gene encoding acetolactate synthase small subunit — protein sequence MRRILSMLMENEPGALSRVVGLFSQRGYNIETLNVAPTDDSTLSRLTLTTVGDDLHIEQVTKQLNKLVDVVKVVDLTEGAHVERDLMLIKVRATGAARDEVKRTTDIFRGQIVDVGPNVYTIQLVGTSDKLDSFVAAMVDVDILEVVRSGVAGIARGEKVLSL from the coding sequence ATGCGACGCATCTTATCAATGCTCATGGAAAACGAGCCTGGTGCGCTGTCTCGCGTGGTGGGTCTGTTTTCGCAACGTGGTTACAACATCGAGACCCTGAACGTGGCGCCGACGGATGACTCGACCTTGTCCCGTCTGACGCTCACCACCGTGGGTGACGATCTGCACATCGAGCAGGTCACCAAGCAGCTCAACAAGCTGGTAGACGTGGTCAAGGTGGTTGACCTCACCGAGGGTGCTCACGTGGAACGTGACCTGATGCTGATCAAGGTTCGCGCGACCGGTGCAGCCCGTGATGAGGTTAAGCGCACCACAGATATCTTCCGTGGCCAGATCGTGGACGTAGGCCCAAACGTTTACACCATTCAATTGGTGGGTACGTCAGACAAGCTGGATTCCTTTGTCGCCGCCATGGTCGACGTGGATATTCTCGAGGTCGTTCGTTCCGGTGTGGCAGGCATTGCCCGCGGCGAAAAAGTACTCTCTCTGTAA
- a CDS encoding acetolactate synthase 3 large subunit, whose amino-acid sequence MELLSGGEMIVRALEDEGVEYVFGYPGGAVLHIYDAMFKENKVPHVLVRHEQAATHAADAYARATGKPGVVLVTSGPGATNAITGIATAYMDSIPMVVLSGQVQSHLIGEDAFQETDMVGISRPIVKHSFMVRKAEDIPGMIKKAFHIASTGRPGPVVIDIPKDVTRPDEKFEYQYPEAVKMRSYAPAQRGHTGQIKKAVRMLLGAKRPMIYAGGGVVQGEGSELLTRLAKMLNYPVTNTLMGLGAYPGTDRQFLGMLGMHGFYEANMAMHYSDVILAVGARFDDRVTNTVAKFCPGAKIIHIDVDPASISKTVQADIPIVGPVQSVLTEMIAQIEQVQEKDADLPDAGALASWWEQIDDWRANHGLMTGRRYRESDMIMPQQVIESLFRATNGDAYVTSDVGQHQMFAAQYYPFDKPRRWINSGGLGTMGFGLPAAIGVKLAFPDADVACVTGEGSIQMNIQELSTATHYNAPVKVINLRNNYLGMVKQWQDMQYESRYSQVTYADSLPDFVKLMEAYGHVGIQVTRLEDLDDAMKEAFALKDRTVFLDVLIDRMEHVYPMHIAPEGSMKDMWLSKNERT is encoded by the coding sequence GTGGAACTCTTATCCGGCGGTGAAATGATTGTCCGCGCCCTGGAAGACGAGGGCGTTGAGTACGTGTTCGGTTATCCGGGCGGTGCTGTACTGCACATTTACGATGCCATGTTCAAGGAGAACAAGGTCCCTCATGTCCTGGTGCGCCACGAACAGGCGGCTACCCATGCGGCTGACGCCTACGCCCGAGCCACCGGTAAGCCAGGCGTGGTGCTGGTGACCTCAGGTCCCGGCGCTACCAATGCGATTACCGGTATCGCGACTGCGTACATGGATTCCATTCCCATGGTGGTACTGTCCGGCCAGGTACAGAGCCACTTGATTGGCGAAGATGCGTTCCAGGAAACCGACATGGTCGGTATTTCCCGCCCAATCGTGAAGCACAGCTTTATGGTGCGCAAAGCCGAAGACATTCCCGGCATGATTAAAAAGGCCTTCCATATCGCCTCTACCGGCCGCCCCGGCCCAGTTGTGATCGATATCCCCAAGGATGTCACCCGGCCTGATGAAAAATTCGAGTACCAGTACCCCGAAGCGGTGAAGATGCGCTCCTATGCGCCCGCACAGCGCGGTCACACTGGCCAGATCAAAAAAGCGGTACGTATGCTCTTGGGCGCCAAGCGTCCCATGATTTACGCCGGCGGCGGTGTGGTGCAGGGCGAGGGTAGCGAATTGCTTACACGCCTGGCGAAAATGCTCAATTACCCAGTGACCAATACCCTAATGGGGCTCGGTGCTTATCCGGGAACGGATCGCCAGTTCCTGGGCATGCTGGGCATGCACGGCTTCTATGAGGCCAACATGGCAATGCATTACTCCGATGTGATCCTCGCCGTAGGCGCGCGGTTTGATGATCGGGTGACCAATACTGTGGCAAAGTTTTGCCCGGGCGCGAAAATCATTCATATCGATGTCGACCCGGCGTCGATTTCCAAGACTGTACAGGCAGATATTCCGATCGTGGGGCCGGTGCAATCGGTGCTCACCGAAATGATCGCCCAGATCGAGCAAGTTCAGGAGAAAGATGCGGACCTTCCCGATGCAGGTGCGCTGGCGAGCTGGTGGGAGCAGATCGATGATTGGCGCGCCAATCACGGCCTAATGACCGGCCGTCGCTATCGCGAGAGCGATATGATCATGCCTCAGCAGGTGATTGAGAGCCTGTTCCGGGCCACGAACGGCGATGCCTATGTCACGTCAGACGTGGGGCAGCACCAGATGTTCGCAGCGCAGTACTATCCGTTCGACAAGCCGCGTCGCTGGATTAACTCCGGTGGCCTGGGAACGATGGGTTTTGGTCTGCCTGCCGCTATCGGTGTAAAGCTCGCGTTTCCCGATGCTGACGTGGCCTGTGTCACAGGTGAGGGCAGTATCCAGATGAACATCCAGGAGTTGTCTACAGCGACCCACTACAACGCGCCAGTGAAGGTCATCAACCTGCGTAACAACTACCTCGGTATGGTGAAGCAGTGGCAGGACATGCAGTACGAAAGCCGTTACTCGCAGGTGACCTATGCAGATTCGCTGCCCGACTTCGTCAAGTTGATGGAGGCCTATGGCCACGTGGGTATTCAGGTCACTCGCCTGGAGGATCTGGACGACGCGATGAAAGAGGCCTTTGCCCTCAAAGATCGCACCGTATTCCTCGACGTGCTCATCGACCGGATGGAACACGTGTACCCGATGCACATTGCCCCGGAAGGCTCCATGAAAGATATGTGGCTTTCCAAGAACGAGAGGACCTGA
- a CDS encoding DUF4124 domain-containing protein — translation MFQESTHRSQGGTVTSFIPKAIVLATAAGMLASSLSMAAGQTYYRWKDDRGNVYHSDRPPPKGTEYEVVSTKSYDIRRVEGDEGAVPLDTTPEPGNEFETFPKEETAPKKSAEVCARAQENLATLQNGGRIRLRDENGEFRFLSEEEKADQMTRAQAVIDQNC, via the coding sequence ATGTTTCAGGAATCGACCCACAGGAGCCAAGGGGGCACCGTGACCTCGTTTATTCCCAAAGCCATTGTGCTTGCCACCGCTGCAGGCATGCTCGCCAGTAGTCTCAGCATGGCCGCCGGCCAGACCTACTACCGCTGGAAGGACGACCGCGGCAATGTTTACCACAGCGACCGGCCACCGCCGAAGGGCACGGAGTACGAAGTTGTGTCCACTAAATCGTACGATATCCGACGCGTCGAGGGCGATGAAGGCGCCGTACCACTGGATACGACCCCCGAGCCTGGCAACGAATTTGAAACCTTCCCCAAGGAAGAAACTGCACCCAAGAAGAGCGCCGAGGTGTGCGCTCGCGCCCAGGAGAACCTGGCGACACTGCAGAACGGCGGTCGCATTCGACTGCGCGATGAGAACGGCGAGTTCCGTTTCCTGAGCGAAGAAGAAAAAGCCGACCAGATGACCCGCGCCCAGGCGGTAATCGACCAGAACTGCTAG